One Candidatus Omnitrophota bacterium DNA segment encodes these proteins:
- the rplJ gene encoding 50S ribosomal protein L10: MSEKYGKKVRELMVKEMKDIISEKKGFVLSNVENIKANEIDVFRKKMRQSGSQYIVIKNKLANIALKESGVDELASSIADKKTHGIGVIEDDPVVIAKIMSEFSKKNKGFNLDKGYLEGRVLSAERVKELADLPSREQLLAMIVGTMNAPISGFVGVLSSVLRSVLYAVNAIKEKKEQAA; the protein is encoded by the coding sequence ATGTCGGAAAAATACGGTAAGAAGGTCAGAGAACTGATGGTAAAGGAAATGAAAGATATCATTTCCGAGAAAAAAGGGTTCGTCCTATCAAATGTAGAGAACATAAAGGCCAATGAGATTGATGTTTTCCGCAAGAAGATGAGGCAATCCGGTTCGCAGTATATCGTAATCAAGAACAAATTGGCGAACATTGCTCTGAAAGAGTCGGGAGTTGATGAGCTGGCTTCGTCCATAGCCGATAAGAAAACCCACGGTATCGGTGTTATTGAAGATGATCCGGTGGTGATAGCGAAGATCATGTCCGAGTTCTCCAAAAAGAACAAAGGATTCAACCTTGATAAGGGTTATCTGGAGGGCAGGGTTCTTTCCGCAGAGAGAGTAAAAGAACTTGCGGATCTGCCCAGCCGGGAACAGTTGCTGGCTATGATAGTGGGTACAATGAACGCACCTATCTCGGGTTTTGTGGGCGTTCTCTCCTCGGTGCTCAGGAGCGTTCTTTACGCTGTGAACGCGATAAAAGAAAAAAAGGAACAAGCGGCGTAA
- the rplL gene encoding 50S ribosomal protein L7/L12, translated as MEGLIKSIEDMSVLELSDLVKALEDRFGVSAAAPAMAVAAAPGAAGAAGGAEEEEKSVFTVVLADVGAKKINVIKEIRALTNLGLKEAKDLVEAAPKEVAEGIPKDEADKMKKQLEEAGAKVELK; from the coding sequence ATGGAAGGTTTGATCAAGAGCATAGAGGACATGAGCGTTCTTGAACTTTCCGACCTGGTTAAGGCGCTTGAGGACAGGTTCGGTGTTAGCGCTGCAGCACCCGCTATGGCTGTTGCTGCAGCCCCAGGAGCGGCTGGTGCCGCCGGCGGTGCCGAAGAAGAGGAAAAGAGCGTCTTTACAGTTGTTCTTGCTGATGTAGGCGCTAAGAAGATCAACGTTATCAAGGAGATCAGGGCTCTGACGAACCTCGGTCTCAAGGAAGCGAAGGATCTTGTTGAAGCGGCCCCTAAAGAAGTCGCCGAAGGCATTCCGAAGGACGAAGCCGATAAGATGAAGAAACAGCTTGAAGAGGCTGGCGCCAAAGTAGAGTTGAAGTAA
- a CDS encoding 50S ribosomal protein L1 produces the protein MTKRQKAIKELVGEKNEYDLKEAVSLLKKAPSTNFDQTVEVAMKLNLEQTSDPIRGVVSLPHGTGKKTRIAVFCKGDFEKEAKEAGADFVGGDELVEKVKGGWLDFDVAVTTPDMMKDLAKLGKILGPRGLMPNPKAGTVTKEIAKAVNELKAGKIEYRMDKQSGLKGPVGKLSFDEKALIDNITSFIKAVMGSSPKLQKIQNVKSIAISCTMGPGLRLDKNQFRQG, from the coding sequence ATGACCAAAAGACAGAAAGCGATAAAGGAACTTGTCGGCGAGAAAAATGAATATGACCTTAAAGAGGCCGTATCTCTTCTTAAAAAGGCTCCGTCGACCAATTTCGACCAGACGGTGGAAGTTGCCATGAAGCTCAATCTTGAACAGACATCGGATCCCATCCGGGGGGTTGTTTCTCTGCCTCACGGCACAGGCAAAAAGACCCGTATCGCGGTCTTTTGCAAGGGGGATTTCGAGAAAGAAGCTAAAGAAGCGGGTGCTGATTTCGTCGGAGGGGACGAACTTGTTGAAAAAGTTAAGGGCGGTTGGCTCGATTTTGACGTTGCGGTAACTACCCCTGATATGATGAAAGATCTTGCCAAGCTCGGGAAGATACTTGGCCCCAGAGGGCTTATGCCCAATCCTAAAGCCGGCACCGTAACCAAAGAGATAGCCAAGGCGGTGAATGAGTTAAAAGCCGGTAAGATCGAGTACAGGATGGATAAACAGTCAGGATTAAAGGGTCCGGTGGGAAAGCTTTCTTTTGATGAGAAGGCCCTTATTGATAATATTACTTCCTTTATTAAGGCGGTGATGGGCAGTTCCCCGAAATTGCAGAAGATACAGAATGTGAAATCCATAGCTATTAGCTGTACGATGGGACCCGGTCTCAGGCTAGACAAGAACCAGTTCAGGCAGGGATGA
- the rpoB gene encoding DNA-directed RNA polymerase subunit beta — MTVKLKRKSYARLKDVYDIPNLIKIQIDSYDDFLQRYTSKTKRKNFGLEALFREVFPIVSRDGTYSLEYLYYDIGQPKYDSEECKRRSLTYAAPLRMKLRLKLENEIKEQEVYVGEIPLMTDVGTYIINGDERVVVSQLHRSPGISFEETNAAGGKSIFTARLIPDRGAWIEFLFDKSDLLHVYIDRKKKFLATTFLRIFGLSQDSDILEAFGGTEDITLTRQKQTEELIGRVLAEDLVDEQTSSIIAQKTERITPSVAERIWDSKIRKVKLLQDVPKEMVSTLEHDGTKTKEEAYLDIYRKLRPGDPPTLESAQALLDQMFFDERRYNLTDVGIRMINRKLGIDRPLDNHLLDANTLVKSIRYLLEIKGGTKTVDDIDHLGNRRVRCVGEQLSNQIRISMARVERVARERMSVYEMEDVMPHNLVNTKLITSVIHDFFARGRLSQFMDQTNPLAELTHLRRLSALGPGGLNRERAGFEVRDVHYSHYGRLCPIETPEGPNIGLINSLSSFSGVDEYGFLVTPYRKVENGRVLDKVEHLSADIEDNYIIAQANSQLEKDGKFTNDKVFSRFKSDFILADAKDVQYMDVSPLQLVSVCAGLIPFLEHDDANRALMGSNMQRQAVPLLFPEAPLVGTGLEKRTAADSGAVVTAKKEGKVTKADGSEIVVGVDKYPLKKFERTNARTCVNQRPLVEVGDSVKKGDPIADGISTETGELALGRNVLVGFMSWRGFNFEDAILINENLLKNDAYTSVHIHKFEVEARDTRLGNEEVTCDIPNVSEDALKNLDANGIIRIGAEVGPGSILVGKVAPKSETELSPEEKLLRAIFGEKAGDVKDVSLRVPSGVDGIVVDVKELSRKVTKTRTKEQKRQDSKERKIVKEGYENILQQLEQRKAEKVHKLLLGNKLISDLEDMETGKKLIKSGKKITEKDLSKFKKADLENVYVDGDDKLQEKINGIVMTINGQIEQTMTERDRELDRIKHGDELPPGVLRRITVFVASKKKLQAGDKMAGRHGNKGVIAKILTEEDMPYLPDGTPLDIVLNPLGVPSRMNIGQLLETQLGWAAKLLDMKISTPVFDGAREKDIEQAMKDAGLPVSGKITLRDGYTGKPFDQEVTVGYIYMMKLAHLADDKMHARSIGPYSLVTQQPLGGKAQFGGQRFGEMEVWALEAYGAAYTLQELLTVKSDDVVGRTKIYETIVKGENMLEPSTPESFNVLIKELQSLGLDVHLEQKEEVQGEV, encoded by the coding sequence ATGACCGTCAAACTCAAACGGAAAAGTTATGCCAGGCTTAAGGATGTGTACGATATTCCTAACCTGATAAAGATCCAGATAGATTCGTACGACGATTTTCTCCAGCGCTACACGTCCAAGACCAAAAGGAAGAATTTCGGTCTTGAGGCACTGTTCAGGGAAGTTTTTCCTATAGTGAGCAGGGATGGGACGTACAGTCTTGAATATCTTTATTATGATATCGGACAACCCAAGTATGATTCTGAAGAATGCAAACGGCGTTCTTTGACATATGCGGCGCCGCTCAGGATGAAGTTGCGTCTTAAGCTGGAAAACGAAATAAAGGAGCAGGAGGTATACGTAGGGGAGATACCTTTGATGACCGATGTGGGTACTTATATCATCAATGGCGACGAGCGTGTAGTTGTCAGTCAGCTTCATCGTTCCCCGGGCATATCTTTTGAAGAGACCAATGCAGCCGGCGGCAAGTCCATTTTCACCGCAAGGCTTATCCCGGACAGGGGAGCATGGATCGAATTCCTTTTCGACAAGAGCGATCTCCTGCATGTGTATATAGACCGCAAGAAAAAATTTCTTGCCACGACCTTCCTGAGGATCTTCGGGCTTTCACAGGATTCCGATATACTTGAAGCCTTTGGCGGGACCGAAGATATCACATTGACTCGTCAGAAACAGACTGAGGAGCTTATTGGCAGGGTTCTTGCTGAGGATCTCGTGGATGAACAGACATCCTCCATCATAGCCCAGAAGACCGAAAGGATAACACCTTCGGTAGCTGAACGTATATGGGACAGCAAGATACGCAAGGTGAAACTGCTCCAGGATGTTCCCAAAGAGATGGTGAGCACGCTTGAGCACGACGGCACCAAGACCAAGGAAGAAGCTTATCTGGACATATACCGCAAATTAAGACCCGGCGATCCTCCAACGCTGGAGTCAGCGCAGGCTCTTCTTGATCAGATGTTCTTTGATGAGAGAAGATATAACCTTACTGATGTCGGGATCCGAATGATAAACCGAAAGTTGGGTATTGACAGGCCGTTGGACAATCATCTTCTTGACGCGAATACGCTTGTCAAATCGATCCGATATCTGCTTGAGATAAAAGGCGGGACCAAAACAGTTGACGATATTGACCATCTGGGTAACAGAAGGGTCAGATGTGTTGGTGAACAGCTCTCCAATCAGATACGCATAAGTATGGCTAGGGTAGAAAGGGTGGCCAGGGAACGCATGAGCGTATATGAAATGGAGGATGTTATGCCGCATAACCTGGTGAACACGAAGCTTATCACCAGCGTTATACATGATTTCTTCGCCAGGGGAAGGCTCTCCCAGTTCATGGACCAGACAAACCCGCTCGCCGAACTTACACATTTGAGGCGTTTAAGCGCTCTGGGGCCGGGAGGCCTCAACCGTGAGAGGGCAGGGTTCGAGGTCCGGGATGTTCACTACTCGCATTACGGAAGATTGTGTCCCATTGAAACGCCGGAAGGTCCCAACATCGGGCTGATAAATTCTTTAAGTTCTTTCTCTGGAGTTGACGAGTATGGTTTCCTCGTAACCCCATACCGTAAGGTCGAGAACGGCCGCGTGCTCGATAAGGTGGAACATCTTTCTGCGGACATCGAGGATAACTACATCATAGCGCAGGCTAACTCGCAATTGGAAAAGGACGGCAAATTCACCAATGATAAGGTGTTCAGCAGGTTTAAATCCGATTTTATACTTGCCGACGCAAAAGACGTACAGTACATGGACGTATCACCGTTGCAGCTTGTAAGCGTATGTGCAGGTCTTATTCCGTTTTTGGAACACGACGACGCTAACAGGGCCCTTATGGGTTCAAACATGCAGAGGCAGGCCGTTCCGCTGCTTTTTCCCGAGGCGCCACTTGTCGGCACAGGTCTTGAGAAAAGGACCGCAGCTGATTCAGGAGCTGTAGTGACAGCCAAAAAAGAGGGTAAGGTCACCAAGGCTGACGGTTCCGAGATAGTAGTAGGTGTCGATAAGTATCCGCTAAAGAAGTTTGAACGGACCAACGCGAGAACATGCGTGAATCAGAGGCCGCTGGTTGAGGTTGGGGATAGCGTCAAAAAGGGAGACCCCATAGCAGATGGTATTTCGACGGAGACAGGCGAGCTCGCACTGGGCAGGAATGTCCTGGTCGGTTTCATGTCATGGCGCGGATTCAATTTTGAAGATGCGATCCTTATAAACGAGAACCTCCTTAAGAATGATGCCTACACCTCGGTGCATATACATAAGTTCGAGGTCGAGGCGAGAGACACGCGTCTTGGCAATGAGGAAGTAACCTGTGATATACCTAATGTTTCCGAAGACGCTTTGAAGAATCTTGATGCCAACGGGATTATCCGGATCGGTGCGGAGGTCGGACCCGGCAGTATACTTGTTGGCAAGGTCGCGCCCAAGTCCGAAACTGAGCTTTCTCCGGAGGAAAAACTCCTTCGTGCAATTTTCGGAGAAAAGGCCGGAGACGTGAAAGACGTGTCACTTCGCGTTCCTTCGGGGGTTGACGGCATAGTGGTGGATGTCAAGGAACTTTCTAGGAAGGTGACAAAGACGCGAACGAAGGAACAGAAAAGACAGGATTCAAAAGAACGCAAGATCGTCAAAGAAGGTTACGAGAATATTCTCCAACAGCTCGAGCAGAGAAAAGCGGAAAAAGTACACAAACTGCTTCTGGGCAACAAACTCATCAGCGATCTTGAAGATATGGAGACAGGCAAGAAGCTTATCAAATCAGGAAAGAAGATCACAGAAAAAGATCTTTCAAAATTCAAGAAAGCCGATCTCGAGAATGTTTATGTCGACGGTGATGACAAGCTTCAGGAAAAGATCAACGGTATAGTCATGACCATAAACGGTCAGATAGAACAGACCATGACAGAGCGGGACAGAGAGCTTGACCGTATCAAACACGGCGATGAGCTCCCTCCAGGGGTGCTTCGCAGAATAACGGTCTTTGTCGCCAGCAAGAAAAAACTGCAGGCTGGTGACAAGATGGCCGGGCGTCACGGTAACAAAGGCGTTATAGCGAAGATCCTTACAGAGGAGGACATGCCTTATCTGCCGGACGGCACACCGCTTGATATAGTTCTTAATCCACTTGGCGTTCCGAGTCGAATGAACATCGGGCAGCTTTTGGAAACACAGCTCGGGTGGGCGGCTAAACTACTCGACATGAAGATCTCCACCCCGGTATTTGATGGAGCAAGGGAAAAAGACATAGAACAGGCCATGAAAGATGCCGGGCTTCCTGTTTCCGGAAAGATTACCCTGAGGGATGGGTACACGGGCAAGCCTTTTGACCAGGAAGTGACAGTGGGTTATATCTACATGATGAAACTTGCACATCTTGCCGATGACAAGATGCACGCCCGGTCAATAGGACCTTACTCGCTGGTCACGCAGCAGCCGCTCGGAGGTAAAGCACAGTTCGGCGGCCAGAGGTTCGGGGAGATGGAGGTCTGGGCGCTAGAGGCCTATGGAGCAGCTTATACCCTACAGGAGCTTCTCACAGTCAAGAGTGACGACGTTGTCGGCCGTACGAAGATCTACGAAACGATCGTAAAGGGCGAAAACATGCTTGAACCCAGTACTCCTGAATCATTCAATGTTTTGATCAAGGAATTGCAGAGTCTGGGGTTGGATGTACATCTTGAACAAAAAGAAGAAGTCCAAGGAGAGGTGTAA